One window of Methanorbis furvi genomic DNA carries:
- a CDS encoding aminotransferase class I/II-fold pyridoxal phosphate-dependent enzyme, with protein sequence MTNLPIHNFLLHHAKKQTVSFHMPGHKGSAIYKRFGFEPFLQKIMDCDITEIPGADNLFQTEGILKAAQENYANLYGVKRSYLLINGTSGGVIAAIMASVPKGKKLIMARNSHKAIFNALVLADIQPVYAYPEMIHEYGISGEITAHEIERCIRENPEAEAVILPSPNYYGICSDIRAIADVVHAHGKILIVDQAHGAHLKFFRDAGCTDMPESAEEQGADIIVNSVHKTLASFTQSAVLNLNSDRVDRYTLEDKLQMIQSTSPSYLLMASLDINAAILDQHKDQLMHEWHDALLYFYKEAGNIPGLVVIGNPFDAKESINLDITKLNLDMSDAGLDAAELEELLIAKGIYAELTTGNILMCMTGIGNTRQHMERLIAALTAISREHTGTARTPKKSVNTVFEEKLELFPIPKNKERIPLEQGAGRICASSIIPYPPGIPFICPGEKLTEQVILYIKTLRESGEKVIGVNERGEITVGK encoded by the coding sequence ATGACCAACCTTCCCATTCACAATTTTCTACTTCATCACGCAAAAAAACAGACCGTATCCTTCCACATGCCGGGACACAAAGGCTCTGCCATCTACAAACGATTCGGCTTTGAGCCCTTCCTTCAAAAAATCATGGACTGCGACATCACCGAAATCCCGGGCGCAGACAACCTTTTTCAGACCGAAGGAATCCTCAAAGCCGCACAGGAAAACTACGCAAACCTCTACGGCGTAAAAAGATCCTACCTCCTCATCAATGGAACAAGCGGCGGCGTAATCGCCGCCATCATGGCATCAGTTCCCAAAGGAAAAAAACTGATCATGGCCAGAAACTCCCACAAAGCCATCTTCAACGCACTCGTTCTTGCAGACATCCAGCCGGTCTACGCATATCCGGAGATGATCCACGAGTACGGCATCTCAGGAGAAATCACCGCACACGAAATCGAACGATGCATCAGAGAAAATCCTGAAGCAGAAGCAGTCATCCTCCCCTCCCCCAACTACTACGGCATCTGCTCTGACATCCGGGCAATCGCAGACGTCGTCCACGCCCATGGAAAAATCCTCATCGTGGATCAGGCGCACGGAGCTCATCTCAAATTCTTCCGGGATGCCGGATGCACCGACATGCCGGAATCTGCCGAAGAGCAGGGAGCAGACATCATCGTCAACTCAGTTCACAAAACACTCGCCTCCTTCACCCAGAGCGCAGTCCTCAACCTCAACTCAGACCGTGTAGACCGCTACACCCTCGAAGACAAACTTCAGATGATCCAGTCAACCAGCCCCTCCTACCTCCTCATGGCCTCGCTTGACATCAATGCCGCAATTCTCGACCAGCACAAAGATCAGCTGATGCATGAATGGCATGACGCTCTCCTCTACTTCTACAAAGAGGCGGGAAACATCCCCGGGCTTGTTGTGATCGGCAACCCCTTTGATGCCAAAGAATCAATCAATCTCGACATCACCAAACTCAACCTTGACATGAGTGATGCAGGACTCGACGCCGCAGAACTTGAAGAACTCCTCATCGCAAAAGGAATTTACGCAGAACTCACAACCGGCAACATCCTCATGTGCATGACCGGAATCGGCAACACCAGACAGCATATGGAGCGGCTGATTGCCGCTCTTACTGCAATCAGCCGCGAACATACTGGCACGGCCAGAACGCCAAAAAAATCCGTCAACACCGTGTTTGAAGAAAAACTCGAACTCTTCCCTATCCCCAAAAACAAAGAACGCATCCCTCTCGAACAGGGTGCCGGACGAATCTGTGCATCATCCATCATCCCCTATCCGCCCGGCATCCCCTTCATCTGTCCGGGAGAAAAACTCACCGAACAGGTCATCCTCTACATCAAAACCCTTCGTGAATCCGGTGAAAAAGTAATCGGCGTCAATGAACGCGGTGAAATCACCGTTGGGAAATAA
- a CDS encoding A/G-specific adenine glycosylase, whose product MSPHLISEFRQRFASSGMTPDLVRDFQDEVMEFYEAKGRHEMEWRLRFDPYRIVVSEVMLQQTQVPRVAVMYPKFIEKFPDFAALAAAPQTELLSAWQGMGYNSRALRLQKLARQVTDEYGGVLPEDPELLEKLPGIGPATSCSIAAFAFNRPVVFIETNIRRVFIHYFFADDFVVDDRDILPLVEACLLPDRSREWYWALMDLGTALKTSVPNPNRRSRQYVKQSAFEGSDRQVRGAVLRALLACDGKNIEEIACSVGESGERVEKILGEMCDEGFFVREESGCYRVQR is encoded by the coding sequence ATGTCCCCTCATCTCATCTCCGAGTTTCGTCAGCGTTTTGCCAGTTCAGGTATGACGCCTGATCTCGTCCGCGATTTTCAGGACGAAGTGATGGAGTTCTACGAAGCAAAAGGGCGGCATGAGATGGAGTGGCGATTGCGGTTTGATCCGTACCGGATTGTGGTATCTGAAGTCATGCTCCAGCAGACGCAGGTACCACGGGTTGCAGTGATGTATCCGAAGTTCATCGAAAAGTTTCCTGACTTCGCCGCACTCGCAGCAGCCCCGCAGACCGAACTGCTTTCCGCATGGCAGGGAATGGGCTACAACAGTCGTGCCTTGCGGCTGCAGAAACTCGCACGGCAGGTAACAGATGAATACGGCGGCGTTCTGCCGGAGGATCCGGAACTGCTGGAAAAACTTCCGGGAATTGGCCCGGCCACTTCATGCTCAATCGCTGCATTTGCCTTCAACCGCCCGGTCGTGTTTATCGAGACCAACATCCGCCGTGTCTTCATCCACTACTTTTTCGCTGACGATTTCGTCGTGGATGACCGCGATATTCTCCCGCTTGTTGAAGCATGCCTTCTACCGGACCGCTCACGCGAGTGGTACTGGGCATTAATGGATCTTGGAACTGCTCTTAAGACCTCAGTGCCGAATCCGAACCGTCGGAGTCGCCAGTATGTGAAGCAGTCAGCCTTTGAAGGCTCCGACCGGCAGGTGAGGGGGGCGGTTCTCCGGGCACTTCTTGCATGCGATGGAAAAAATATTGAAGAGATTGCATGTTCGGTGGGAGAGTCGGGCGAGCGTGTTGAAAAAATTCTTGGCGAGATGTGTGATGAAGGATTTTTTGTTCGGGAAGAGAGTGGCTGCTATCGGGTGCAGCGGTAA
- a CDS encoding energy-coupling factor ABC transporter substrate-binding protein codes for MNRATLEIILGIAVIVIFVVGTLMLIPSGGEGEEGWGGADGGAADMIDSTGYEPWFNPIWEPPSGEIESLFFCVQTAIGAIIVGYFFGYWRGAKGRKESE; via the coding sequence ATGAACCGGGCAACGCTCGAAATTATTCTCGGTATTGCAGTCATTGTGATCTTTGTTGTCGGTACTCTCATGCTGATTCCTTCCGGTGGCGAGGGAGAGGAGGGTTGGGGTGGAGCTGACGGCGGAGCTGCTGATATGATTGACAGTACGGGGTATGAACCATGGTTCAATCCAATCTGGGAGCCGCCAAGCGGAGAGATTGAGTCGCTGTTTTTCTGCGTACAGACTGCGATCGGGGCGATTATTGTGGGCTACTTCTTCGGATACTGGAGAGGGGCGAAGGGCAGAAAAGAGAGTGAGTGA
- a CDS encoding energy-coupling factor ABC transporter permease, whose translation MHIMEGYLPIEWCVLWALLSAPCVMYGLWRMKQMIQQDRRVLPLMAVCGAFVFVLSALKIPSVTGSCSHPTGTGLSAAFFGPWITSVLGTIVLVFQAILLAHGGLTTLGANVFSMAIAGPFVAWIVFVGLRKTGKVGLGLAVFVTAAVANLVTYTVTSLQLALAFPADGSILSAFIAFAAIFAVTQIPLAIIEGIICGLVAKYIVRVKPDILKGLGVIGDEEIAKIQGEAA comes from the coding sequence ATGCACATTATGGAAGGGTATCTACCCATCGAATGGTGCGTGCTGTGGGCTCTGCTCTCGGCACCTTGTGTTATGTACGGCCTGTGGAGAATGAAACAGATGATACAGCAGGACAGACGCGTTCTTCCTTTGATGGCTGTCTGCGGGGCATTTGTTTTCGTACTTTCTGCACTCAAAATTCCGTCAGTTACGGGGAGCTGTTCTCATCCTACGGGAACCGGTCTGTCCGCCGCATTCTTCGGCCCATGGATAACTTCGGTTCTGGGAACCATCGTGCTGGTCTTTCAGGCAATTCTTCTTGCGCACGGAGGCCTCACGACGCTGGGAGCAAATGTGTTTTCGATGGCAATTGCCGGACCGTTTGTTGCATGGATCGTGTTTGTGGGTTTGAGAAAAACCGGCAAGGTTGGTCTCGGTCTTGCGGTGTTTGTGACTGCTGCGGTTGCAAACCTTGTGACCTATACGGTTACTTCACTCCAGCTTGCTCTTGCGTTCCCTGCTGACGGCAGCATTCTTTCGGCATTCATTGCGTTTGCGGCAATCTTTGCAGTCACCCAGATTCCGCTCGCGATCATTGAGGGTATCATCTGCGGTCTTGTGGCGAAGTACATCGTTCGCGTGAAGCCTGATATTCTGAAAGGACTCGGCGTTATTGGTGATGAAGAGATCGCAAAAATTCAGGGTGAGGCAGCATGA
- a CDS encoding HD domain-containing protein produces MEKILYIENIANETEVRSLFLIKRADLRSKHGEQFLYMTLADRTGTIECKVYGNRVAEAARAVKTGAVYAVNGVGKTKQTGELYIFSDSEQTLESLMNEPVTLMNGQATEFIFTPADIKGNAAELQKIVAGIINGDLRLFVACCLDQRFYECPAAIRRHHEYTGGLCEHSLETVKIALNLVETMPRTEINRDMVIAGAVLHDIGKIFCFDKVGYGYVPNDTYNLIEHITMGIMFIDEYKNLISESQLLQLRHIIQSHHGIYGDVVPLTAEAWLVNQADGASSMLRSIVDDLAETPKGQKKKGLRSEKFLWKAV; encoded by the coding sequence ATGGAAAAAATCCTCTACATAGAAAATATCGCGAACGAAACCGAGGTCAGATCACTTTTTCTGATCAAGCGTGCTGATCTCCGCAGCAAACACGGCGAACAGTTTCTCTACATGACACTCGCTGACCGGACCGGAACAATCGAGTGCAAAGTCTACGGCAATCGTGTAGCAGAAGCCGCACGGGCGGTAAAAACCGGAGCTGTCTACGCAGTAAACGGTGTCGGCAAAACAAAACAGACCGGCGAGCTGTACATATTTTCCGATTCAGAGCAGACGCTTGAGTCGCTGATGAACGAACCGGTCACCCTGATGAACGGCCAGGCCACCGAGTTCATCTTTACGCCGGCTGACATCAAAGGCAACGCAGCCGAACTGCAGAAAATTGTTGCAGGCATCATCAACGGAGACCTCAGGCTGTTTGTTGCCTGCTGTCTGGACCAGAGATTCTATGAATGCCCGGCAGCAATCCGCCGCCATCATGAATACACCGGCGGGCTCTGCGAACACTCCCTTGAGACGGTAAAGATCGCACTCAATCTGGTCGAAACAATGCCGAGGACCGAGATCAACCGCGACATGGTCATTGCCGGAGCGGTTCTGCATGACATCGGAAAAATATTCTGCTTCGACAAAGTCGGTTACGGCTACGTGCCCAACGACACCTACAACTTAATCGAACACATCACCATGGGAATCATGTTCATCGATGAGTACAAAAATCTCATCTCCGAATCCCAGCTCTTGCAGCTCCGCCACATCATCCAGTCCCATCACGGCATCTACGGCGATGTCGTGCCGCTCACTGCCGAGGCATGGCTCGTGAATCAGGCCGACGGGGCGAGTTCCATGCTCAGGAGCATTGTGGATGATCTTGCCGAGACGCCGAAAGGCCAGAAAAAGAAGGGGCTCCGCAGCGAAAAGTTCCTCTGGAAAGCAGTCTAA
- a CDS encoding transposase, translating into MEGCWPLCVSYWRLSDIIDDSTLDKPHSRSISPTGIHWSDKHHKMFQGISLVTPVWTDGISTYPLDFRIYHKDSDGKTKNDHFQDMLRESAARGLNPDCVLFDSWYGSVDNLHLVRRLGWHFLTRLKKNRQVNPDKFGNKQIHEICIPNGGCVVHLKDCGMVKVFHRGDDGNGVQFWAKDILNLEEKTRQIYAVYAFKIQKYHRNLKRYCE; encoded by the coding sequence GTGGAAGGATGTTGGCCCCTTTGTGTCTCTTACTGGCGGTTATCTGACATCATTGACGACTCTACTTTGGACAAGCCCCACTCGCGCTCCATCAGTCCCACTGGCATTCATTGGAGCGACAAACATCACAAAATGTTTCAGGGAATAAGTCTGGTAACACCCGTCTGGACTGATGGTATCTCCACATATCCTCTGGATTTTCGTATTTATCACAAGGACAGCGATGGAAAAACCAAAAATGATCATTTCCAGGATATGTTGAGAGAATCTGCTGCAAGAGGCCTCAATCCTGATTGCGTCCTCTTTGACAGCTGGTATGGAAGTGTTGACAATCTTCACCTTGTTCGAAGATTGGGTTGGCACTTTCTTACCAGACTGAAGAAAAATCGTCAGGTAAATCCTGATAAGTTTGGTAACAAGCAAATTCATGAGATTTGCATCCCGAATGGAGGATGTGTCGTCCATCTCAAAGATTGCGGAATGGTGAAGGTGTTTCATCGGGGTGATGATGGAAATGGAGTTCAGTTTTGGGCAAAAGATATTTTGAATTTAGAGGAGAAAACCAGACAAATATATGCAGTATATGCCTTCAAGATCCAGAAATATCATCGAAATCTCAAACGATATTGTGAGTAG